In the genome of Carassius auratus strain Wakin unplaced genomic scaffold, ASM336829v1 scaf_tig00037267, whole genome shotgun sequence, one region contains:
- the LOC113083016 gene encoding ribonuclease inhibitor-like, translated as MSVYFLSSGFWVLLLMNLSLHELGDTRVNQITALLQDKHCKLNTLMLCDCGLTEESCSALATVLRSNSTLKELDLSNNNLQDSGVKKLQNGLEDTNCTLENLRLSNCGISEEGYKALASALRSNPSHLTKLDLTGNDPGQSGVKELSDLLQDPKCQLKTLRFLSLAADEACQFLTAVMCKNPLLLRELNLSERELGDTRVIQIAALLQDKHCKLSTLILCRCSITEKQCIILTSALKLNPSLLRELELSKNELKNIGVNHLCDVLKDSHCKLETLR; from the exons ATGTCAGTATATTTCCTTTCatcaggtttttgggtcctgttGCTGATGAATCTGAGTTTacatgaactaggagacacacGAGTGAATCAGATCACTGCtttactgcaggataaacactgtaaactcaacacactgat gcTGTGTGATTGTGGTTTAACAGAGGAAAGCTGTTCAGCTCTTGCTACAGTGCTGAGATCAAACTCAACTCTGAAAGAACTTGATTTAAGCAACAATAATCTGcaagattcaggagtgaagaaaCTCCAAAATGGATTAGAAGATACAAACTGCACACTGGAGAACCTCAG ACTTTCAAACTGTGGTATttctgaagaaggttataaagctctggcttctgCTTTGAGATCAAACCCGTCACACTTGACaaagctggatctcacaggaaatgatcctggacaatcaggagtgaaggagctcagtgatttactacaggatccaaagtgtcaactgaagacactgag ATTTTTGAGTCTTGCTGCAGATGAAGCCTGCCAGTTTTTGACTGCAGTTATgtgtaaaaacccgttactcctgagagagcttAATCTGAGTGAACGTGAACTAGGAGACACAAGAGTGATTCAGATTGCTGCTCTTCtccaggataaacactgtaaactcagCACACTTAT tttgtgtagatgcagtattacagagaaacaatgTATCattctgacttcagctctgaaattaaATCCATCTCTCTTGAGAGAGCTGGAACTCAGTAAGAATGAGCTAAAAAACATAggagtgaatcacttatgtgacgtactgaaggactcacactgtaaactggagacatTGAGGTGA